The following proteins are co-located in the Leptospira selangorensis genome:
- a CDS encoding response regulator produces MISSEAKILIVEDESIVAKDILHKLSDLGYDFVSIASTGNEALRKVYLDKPDLLLMDIMLSRGNYDGIETVQEILDKMDLPVIYLTAYADESTLLRSKPTRPYGYLLKPFQTKELQIAIEIALNKHGLDKKRKRERRNMSAILHGVKDLIKKSSEEAGV; encoded by the coding sequence ATGATCTCCAGCGAAGCAAAAATATTGATCGTAGAAGACGAGAGTATCGTAGCCAAAGATATACTTCATAAATTGTCGGATCTTGGATATGATTTTGTAAGTATAGCTTCTACGGGGAACGAAGCATTAAGAAAAGTTTATTTAGATAAACCGGACCTTCTACTCATGGATATCATGTTATCCAGAGGAAATTACGATGGAATAGAGACAGTCCAGGAAATTTTGGATAAAATGGATCTGCCGGTGATCTATCTTACAGCTTACGCGGATGAATCCACTCTTCTTCGTAGTAAACCCACGAGGCCTTATGGATATCTGTTGAAACCTTTTCAGACAAAAGAATTACAAATAGCGATAGAGATCGCTTTGAATAAACATGGGTTGGATAAAAAAAGAAAAAGGGAAAGAAGGAATATGTCCGCCATACTCCATGGGGTAAAAGATCTTATAAAAAAATCCTCGGAAGAGGCGGGTGTCTAA
- a CDS encoding cobyric acid synthase, whose product MKSDHISPHGGNLFRMANIAGVDPAEILDFSSNLNPLGFPDWVRPLIHSRISDLIHYPDPNYTKVRISLEKHWNIPKEEIVFGNGASELINILPKIKNFDLGVIVQPSYIDYQKSLKLAGLQIQEIHLQKGSNFELNYDELIQILEKNPEKQILVLLGHPNNPTGKLLNREKILKIASDHKNSFFVIDESFIDFCPGDISFRNFRSENLAVLWSLTKILALPGLRIGVLLTDPKVASKISELLPSWSLNSLSASILEKFGEDQKFLLETKEKITEWKNIFKKDLENLEIFRIYDTDTNFILLEFSDPKRDISELEYLLLKEFKIGVRNCGNFSGLENNYIRISIKTPEENERFIQTFRSIFKKNPKPSKIKKTKPALMLQGTASNVGKSILATAFCRIFTQDGFKVAPFKSQNMALNSFVTYEGAEIGRAQALQAQACKIRADYRMNPILLKPSSEKDSQVILNGKPVEAMDFRDYMKFKLSAFDEVKKSYSSLSEEFDMVVLEGAGGVSEVNLKDKDIVNMRMAEYAKAKVLLVGNIDHGGVFGSFVGAMETMSEWERKLVSGFLINRFRGIKSLLDPGIKYLEETTRKNVFGIVPFLNNLRLPEEDSLEFKSGSLNDTSPLGDRVDIVLIDTPRISNHTDLDSLRIEPDVRVRIAQRKDEIGNPDVLILPGSKNVITDLTYLKESGISETILNFHKEGKVEIIGICGGYQMLGESVHDPFQIESNLGSAKGLNLIGVKTVLEKEKLLKQTEGIHLLSGKKVSGYEIHHGNTKEIYAKSIFQNISGESLGHQGISEKVWGTYLHGVFDEDEFRRSFLDKIRTRKGMKPLVNIQAKYELETNLDRLAEEVRNSVNMNRIYRILGLA is encoded by the coding sequence ATGAAATCGGATCATATAAGTCCCCATGGAGGAAATTTATTCAGGATGGCGAACATTGCCGGGGTTGATCCTGCAGAAATTCTGGATTTCTCCTCTAACCTAAATCCTCTAGGTTTTCCGGATTGGGTCCGCCCATTGATCCATTCACGGATCAGCGACCTGATACATTATCCGGATCCGAATTACACAAAGGTGAGAATCTCTTTAGAGAAACATTGGAATATTCCAAAAGAAGAAATTGTTTTTGGAAATGGTGCCTCGGAGTTAATCAATATTCTTCCTAAGATAAAAAATTTCGATCTGGGAGTAATCGTCCAACCTTCTTATATCGATTATCAAAAAAGTCTAAAATTAGCCGGGTTACAGATCCAGGAAATACATCTCCAAAAAGGATCCAACTTTGAATTAAATTATGATGAGCTCATCCAAATTTTAGAAAAAAATCCTGAAAAACAAATTTTAGTCCTATTAGGACATCCAAACAATCCCACAGGAAAATTATTAAATAGAGAAAAGATCCTAAAAATCGCTTCCGATCATAAAAATTCGTTTTTTGTAATAGATGAATCTTTTATAGATTTTTGTCCGGGAGATATTTCATTTCGAAATTTTAGATCCGAAAATCTGGCAGTACTTTGGTCTTTGACTAAAATTTTAGCTCTTCCCGGACTTAGGATAGGAGTTTTGTTAACGGATCCCAAGGTTGCCTCCAAAATTTCGGAACTTCTTCCTAGTTGGTCCTTAAATAGTTTAAGCGCTTCCATTCTGGAAAAATTCGGTGAAGACCAGAAATTTCTATTAGAAACCAAAGAAAAAATCACTGAGTGGAAGAACATATTTAAAAAGGACCTGGAAAATTTGGAAATTTTCCGGATCTATGATACAGATACGAATTTTATTCTTCTGGAATTTTCGGATCCAAAAAGGGATATTTCGGAATTAGAGTACCTTCTTCTTAAAGAATTCAAGATCGGAGTTAGAAACTGCGGTAATTTTAGTGGATTAGAAAATAATTATATAAGGATTTCAATCAAAACTCCTGAAGAAAATGAAAGGTTTATACAAACATTCCGCTCCATATTTAAAAAAAATCCAAAACCTTCTAAAATAAAAAAAACAAAACCTGCACTTATGCTCCAAGGTACGGCTTCCAACGTAGGTAAAAGTATATTGGCAACCGCGTTCTGCAGGATCTTTACCCAGGATGGATTTAAAGTAGCACCTTTCAAATCTCAAAACATGGCATTAAACTCTTTTGTGACTTACGAAGGTGCAGAGATAGGAAGAGCACAGGCATTACAAGCCCAAGCATGTAAGATCAGGGCGGATTATAGAATGAACCCTATCCTTCTCAAACCATCCAGTGAAAAAGATTCCCAAGTTATACTAAACGGAAAACCGGTCGAGGCGATGGATTTCAGGGATTATATGAAATTCAAGTTAAGTGCATTTGACGAGGTAAAAAAATCATACAGTTCACTTTCTGAAGAATTCGATATGGTGGTTTTAGAAGGAGCCGGAGGAGTTTCTGAAGTCAATTTAAAAGATAAAGATATTGTAAACATGAGAATGGCGGAATATGCCAAGGCAAAAGTATTATTAGTCGGTAATATAGATCATGGAGGAGTATTCGGCTCATTTGTGGGTGCCATGGAAACTATGTCAGAATGGGAAAGAAAACTAGTTTCAGGTTTCCTGATCAATCGGTTCAGAGGAATAAAAAGTTTACTCGATCCAGGGATCAAATATTTAGAAGAAACTACTCGCAAGAACGTATTTGGAATTGTGCCATTTCTAAACAATCTAAGACTACCTGAAGAAGATTCTCTAGAATTCAAATCAGGCAGTTTAAATGATACCTCCCCACTGGGAGACAGAGTTGATATAGTCCTAATCGACACACCCAGGATCTCAAATCATACAGATCTGGATTCTCTAAGAATAGAACCAGATGTTAGAGTCAGGATTGCCCAGAGAAAAGACGAAATCGGGAACCCGGATGTTTTAATCCTCCCTGGAAGTAAAAATGTGATCACAGATCTGACTTACCTGAAAGAATCAGGAATTTCAGAAACTATTTTAAATTTTCATAAAGAAGGAAAAGTGGAAATTATAGGGATTTGCGGAGGATACCAGATGTTAGGAGAATCCGTCCACGATCCATTCCAAATAGAAAGTAATCTTGGCTCTGCGAAAGGTTTAAATCTGATCGGAGTCAAAACAGTTTTAGAAAAAGAAAAATTACTGAAACAAACCGAAGGTATCCATCTTCTGTCCGGAAAAAAAGTATCCGGTTATGAAATTCATCACGGAAATACGAAAGAAATTTATGCAAAATCCATATTTCAAAATATCTCCGGAGAAAGTTTAGGGCACCAAGGGATTTCGGAAAAAGTTTGGGGAACCTATTTGCATGGAGTATTCGACGAAGACGAGTTTAGAAGAAGTTTTTTAGATAAGATCCGAACCAGAAAAGGAATGAAACCTTTAGTGAACATCCAAGCTAAATATGAATTAGAAACTAATTTAGATCGTTTAGCAGAAGAAGTTAGAAATTCAGTGAATATGAATCGGATTTATAGGATTCTGGGATTAGCATGA
- the cobU gene encoding bifunctional adenosylcobinamide kinase/adenosylcobinamide-phosphate guanylyltransferase, which yields MARIILVTGGCRSGKSRFALEKANSLVGEKFFLATCPRIDSEMDARIQRHRQERIDWNTIEEELELSSLFDSIPSGSIVLLDCLSLWINNLMFDANNKNLNLTQEQINMTCLNLGKHILDSKAKNVFIVTNEVGMGLVPENKEGRLYRDLLGICNQTFASIANEVYFLVSGIPIRIKTSTDNNL from the coding sequence ATGGCCAGGATAATTTTAGTGACCGGAGGATGTAGAAGTGGAAAAAGCAGATTCGCATTAGAAAAGGCGAATTCTCTAGTAGGAGAAAAATTCTTTTTAGCCACCTGCCCTCGCATAGATTCCGAAATGGATGCAAGGATACAAAGACACCGGCAAGAAAGAATAGATTGGAACACGATAGAGGAAGAATTGGAACTTTCCTCTCTATTTGATTCCATCCCTTCAGGATCTATTGTGCTTCTGGATTGCCTAAGTCTTTGGATCAATAATTTGATGTTTGATGCGAATAATAAAAACCTAAATCTTACTCAAGAACAGATCAACATGACTTGTTTAAATTTAGGAAAACATATCTTGGATTCAAAAGCAAAAAATGTATTTATAGTCACCAATGAAGTCGGAATGGGTCTCGTTCCGGAAAATAAAGAAGGCAGATTGTATAGAGATCTATTAGGGATCTGCAACCAAACATTTGCATCTATCGCAAATGAAGTGTATTTTTTAGTGAGCGGCATACCGATCCGAATCAAAACTTCTACGGATAATAACTTATGA
- a CDS encoding sensor histidine kinase, translated as MEQPMKVSILLVDDHADNLQVMEHILKSPELNLIKAGSGEAALKALLDEPDEVALIFMDVRMPGMDGFEAAALIRQREKCAKIPIIFLTAYANNETGMFKGYSLGAVDFLVKPTAPEILRSKAAVFVDLHKKNKILRIQEELLRQSHDELEIRVEERTFELHRVNNELMTEIAERKKAEEALTASLKEKEVLLREIHHRVKNNLQIVSSILSLQGNYITDRKSLEMFQDCQSRIKSIALIHELLYQNEDLAHTDFQEYLNSLVTNLLRTYRVNSRIKFEIHAESVHLTLDTAIHCGLIVTELVTNSLKYGFRDRDEGTIQISIISKYEEYSLTVEDDGVGFPEEIDYRQTDSLGLQLVNTLTQQIDGSLILDRSKGTKFTLVFRERSRVRK; from the coding sequence ATGGAACAACCAATGAAAGTGAGTATTTTATTAGTGGATGATCATGCGGATAATCTGCAAGTAATGGAGCATATTCTTAAAAGCCCCGAATTAAATTTGATCAAAGCGGGTTCTGGAGAAGCAGCATTAAAGGCACTTTTAGATGAACCGGACGAAGTCGCATTGATATTCATGGACGTGAGAATGCCCGGAATGGACGGATTCGAAGCGGCGGCATTGATCCGACAAAGGGAAAAATGCGCCAAGATCCCGATCATCTTTCTTACTGCTTATGCAAATAACGAAACCGGAATGTTCAAAGGATATTCTTTGGGGGCAGTGGACTTCTTAGTAAAACCTACAGCGCCGGAGATCCTAAGATCTAAGGCGGCGGTATTTGTAGACCTACATAAGAAAAACAAAATATTAAGGATCCAAGAAGAACTTCTGAGACAAAGCCATGACGAGTTAGAGATACGTGTAGAAGAAAGGACTTTCGAGCTGCATAGAGTTAATAACGAGCTAATGACTGAAATCGCGGAAAGGAAAAAAGCAGAAGAAGCATTAACTGCTTCCTTAAAGGAAAAGGAAGTTCTGCTTAGGGAGATACATCATAGGGTTAAGAATAATCTTCAGATCGTTTCCAGTATCCTAAGTCTTCAAGGAAACTATATAACGGATCGTAAATCTTTAGAAATGTTCCAAGATTGCCAATCTAGGATCAAATCTATAGCTTTGATTCACGAGTTATTATACCAAAATGAGGACCTGGCCCATACTGACTTCCAGGAATATCTGAACAGTTTGGTTACCAATCTTCTAAGGACTTATAGAGTAAATTCCAGGATCAAATTCGAAATACATGCGGAATCTGTTCATTTAACATTAGATACTGCGATCCATTGCGGGTTAATTGTAACGGAACTTGTCACAAATTCATTAAAATACGGATTTAGGGACAGAGATGAAGGGACAATCCAAATCTCTATTATATCTAAATACGAAGAGTATTCTTTAACTGTGGAAGATGACGGGGTAGGGTTTCCGGAAGAAATTGACTATCGACAAACCGATTCTTTGGGTTTACAATTGGTCAATACTTTGACCCAGCAAATAGATGGAAGTTTGATCTTGGATCGGAGCAAAGGGACTAAGTTCACATTGGTCTTTCGAGAAAGGAGCCGAGTCCGAAAATGA
- the cbiB gene encoding adenosylcobinamide-phosphate synthase CbiB yields MNSIWILPASILLDLGFGDPQGFPHPVRLIGKFARFMEKITRKYIFSEKFAGIITSFSVYSISFIFPWVIIEFSRYLHPFLAELTSAFIIYTSIALKDLLDHSKDVYSALHENDLEKARLMVGRIVGRDTANLEEPEIVRAGLESVGESLVDGITAPLFFAALGGPCLAMFYRSINTLDSLFGYKNEIYLKFGWASARMDDLANYIPARLTAPILCISSAILGFYPLRSLKILIRDGKKHPSPNSGLCEAALAGALKIQLGGRNYYSGIPSEKPKLGDPDRKLVPNLILDANRIIFLTSILSSVLFLGLGQVIHLIIGAFFQS; encoded by the coding sequence ATGAATTCCATTTGGATCCTTCCTGCTTCTATACTTCTGGATCTCGGTTTTGGAGACCCCCAAGGTTTTCCGCATCCTGTCAGACTTATTGGCAAGTTTGCAAGATTTATGGAGAAGATTACCAGAAAGTATATATTTTCGGAAAAATTTGCGGGAATAATAACTTCCTTTTCAGTATATTCCATTTCTTTTATATTCCCTTGGGTAATTATTGAATTCTCTCGTTATCTTCATCCTTTTTTAGCAGAACTCACATCCGCATTTATTATATATACCAGTATTGCATTAAAAGACCTTTTGGACCATAGTAAGGACGTATACTCCGCACTCCATGAAAATGATCTGGAAAAAGCAAGACTTATGGTAGGCAGGATCGTAGGTAGAGATACTGCAAATTTAGAAGAACCTGAGATAGTCAGAGCAGGTTTAGAAAGTGTAGGAGAAAGCCTGGTAGACGGGATCACTGCCCCGCTTTTTTTTGCAGCATTGGGAGGACCTTGTCTTGCTATGTTCTATCGTTCAATCAATACACTGGACTCACTCTTCGGCTATAAAAACGAAATTTATCTGAAATTTGGATGGGCCTCTGCCAGAATGGATGATCTTGCAAATTATATTCCAGCAAGACTAACTGCTCCTATACTTTGTATTTCTTCCGCTATTTTAGGTTTTTATCCATTAAGATCCCTTAAAATACTGATCAGAGACGGGAAAAAACATCCAAGTCCTAATTCAGGACTTTGTGAGGCAGCCTTAGCTGGAGCTTTAAAAATACAATTAGGTGGAAGAAATTATTACTCAGGAATCCCAAGTGAAAAACCAAAATTAGGAGATCCGGATCGTAAATTGGTGCCGAATCTGATCTTAGACGCAAACAGGATTATATTTTTGACCTCAATTCTTTCTTCCGTCTTGTTTTTAGGCCTCGGACAAGTAATTCATTTGATAATTGGGGCCTTCTTCCAATCTTAA
- a CDS encoding histidine phosphatase family protein, which translates to MKKSLCLLRHPSIPSEYGGKYLGRKEVSLSEEGVQEIEKIKVKVQEKFLNGKVYLSPSIQCKETFHTLGFPKEIHPELRDELQELDFGNWEGRSFSELAEINLEGLKKFANFSSSFRFPNGESLNEFQRRTEIFKEHILSSPDRYIFILSHGGILSSLLCSFLGLPYSFYTKFKISPSTLIYLDIFHNGQAVLTDLIRIPGIRRSEWPG; encoded by the coding sequence ATGAAAAAATCATTATGTTTACTTAGGCATCCAAGCATTCCTTCAGAATATGGAGGAAAATATTTGGGAAGAAAAGAAGTCTCTCTCTCCGAAGAAGGGGTCCAAGAAATAGAAAAAATTAAAGTAAAAGTCCAAGAGAAATTCTTGAATGGAAAAGTATATTTAAGCCCAAGCATTCAATGTAAAGAAACTTTTCACACATTAGGATTTCCTAAAGAGATCCATCCTGAACTAAGGGATGAATTACAAGAATTGGATTTTGGGAATTGGGAAGGCAGATCTTTTTCAGAGTTAGCTGAAATAAATTTAGAAGGTTTAAAAAAGTTCGCGAATTTTTCTTCTTCTTTCAGATTTCCGAATGGAGAAAGTTTGAATGAATTCCAGAGGAGAACGGAAATATTCAAAGAACATATTCTCTCCTCACCGGATCGTTACATTTTTATTTTAAGTCATGGAGGAATTCTCTCCAGTTTGCTTTGTTCCTTTTTAGGACTCCCGTATTCTTTCTATACAAAGTTCAAAATTTCTCCTTCTACACTTATTTACTTAGATATATTTCATAATGGCCAAGCAGTCTTAACTGATCTTATTAGAATTCCTGGTATAAGGAGATCGGAATGGCCAGGATAA
- a CDS encoding histidine phosphatase family protein — protein MNQKEYQLFLIRHGETVWNKERRLQGQTDTPLSEFGKEQASKLAEKLKNKKIELIFSSDLKRAKETSEQISHQLGIKIIYHPGLREIHLGEAQGILESDLPNKFGEESYSAWKSSEKVYDQFRFPGGESKSEAELRIIESILNLLKLHRKNNIAICSHGFVLSRFYEHFSLKKFSHSKLGNCEVIELSIPLEIPEKIIGK, from the coding sequence ATGAATCAAAAAGAATATCAACTTTTCCTAATCCGACATGGAGAAACGGTATGGAACAAAGAAAGAAGATTACAAGGGCAGACCGATACTCCACTCTCGGAGTTCGGCAAAGAACAAGCTTCTAAATTAGCCGAAAAATTAAAGAATAAAAAAATAGAACTTATCTTTAGCAGCGATTTAAAAAGAGCAAAAGAAACATCAGAACAAATCTCTCATCAATTAGGAATAAAGATCATATATCACCCTGGGCTCAGAGAGATTCATTTAGGAGAAGCGCAAGGAATTTTAGAATCGGATCTTCCTAATAAATTCGGAGAGGAATCTTATTCCGCCTGGAAGAGTTCTGAAAAAGTGTACGACCAATTCAGATTTCCAGGAGGAGAAAGTAAATCGGAAGCTGAACTGAGAATTATAGAATCTATATTAAATTTATTGAAACTACATAGAAAAAATAATATTGCGATCTGTAGTCACGGATTCGTTCTTTCCAGATTTTATGAACATTTTTCACTGAAAAAATTTTCACACTCTAAACTAGGAAATTGTGAAGTGATAGAATTATCTATTCCACTAGAGATTCCGGAAAAAATTATAGGTAAGTAA
- a CDS encoding adenosylcobinamide amidohydrolase, with protein MNFFQKDQIRVSETWLELQLSQPHSSLSWAVVGGGYLTTNKVYWLKVSNSDLSPEILPEEFYRNCLVDKGEKEEVLGFMTSASLLNYSVAEKSMDNLHVRSIATVGLGNAVRVGDPPKQNKKIGTINLLVQTSETITFSACIEAISIASEARTLAVLESEILLHGENKPATGTGTDCIGIISPISTNGLDYVGKHTVLGHLIGAASYEAVKLGILKWKKTRNQLLSEHGIHVNI; from the coding sequence TTGAACTTTTTTCAAAAAGATCAAATCAGAGTTTCCGAAACTTGGCTGGAACTCCAACTTTCGCAACCCCACTCTTCTTTAAGCTGGGCAGTGGTGGGAGGAGGATATTTAACCACGAATAAAGTCTACTGGTTGAAAGTCTCCAATTCCGACTTAAGCCCTGAGATACTTCCGGAAGAATTTTATAGAAACTGTTTAGTAGATAAGGGAGAAAAAGAAGAAGTTTTAGGCTTTATGACAAGTGCTTCTCTTTTAAATTATTCTGTAGCCGAAAAAAGTATGGATAATTTACACGTTAGATCCATCGCAACCGTTGGTTTAGGAAATGCAGTTAGAGTCGGAGATCCTCCAAAACAAAATAAAAAAATAGGAACAATCAACTTACTCGTCCAAACTTCCGAAACAATCACCTTTTCAGCATGTATTGAGGCAATCTCTATAGCGTCCGAGGCAAGGACCTTAGCTGTTTTAGAATCGGAGATCTTGTTACATGGCGAAAACAAACCCGCTACTGGTACAGGCACGGACTGTATCGGGATAATCTCTCCTATTTCAACGAATGGATTAGATTATGTGGGAAAACATACAGTCTTGGGGCATCTGATCGGAGCCGCCTCTTACGAAGCAGTCAAACTAGGCATCCTTAAATGGAAAAAAACCAGAAACCAACTGCTTTCGGAACATGGGATACACGTAAATATATGA
- a CDS encoding TonB-dependent receptor: MRQNILRIAGIGISLSYFLCAIFSPILSQDQETKPTNGKERTEAEKLELKKKISEYKPDAIVIRDRRSNLIGIASSASEGVVGPDQIKTRPIMRQGEVAELIPGVIVTQHSGGGKANQFFLRGFNLDHGTDLASNVDGMPVNNVSHAHGQGYTDLNFLIPELVEQMQYKKGVYYADQGDFASAGAFNISYYKSLAKGIANIEGGTLGYARTLIAKSHKIGPGDLLYAFEASHNDGPWVISDNFRRVNGVTSYSVGDKQKGFSISLMGYKGSWHSTGQAPKRALRMGDSWLDPDSGLSRFESVDHNDGGWSNRASINFEAHRLEKGYEAKTQFYGIYYDLRLFSNFTYYLDDPVRGDQHEQADRRTIAGSKSSYKDISEFWGIRMENTIGLQIRRDYIQNGLFHTEKRARLETVREDGIIQLSSGIYYENKIQWSKKFRTVFGLRGDYYKFSVDDWGTKERSDRNARLYSPKGSIIIGPWVKTEFYISGGYGFHSNDARGVVQKTDPADPLVQTRGGEVGLRTEPVHGWQSTFSVWQLDMNSELLFTGDNGTTEASRPSTRKGFEWANYYSYNSWLMIDADFATSRSRFRDDDPSGNYIPGSIRNTLASGITLKNTDGIFGSLRVRYFGNRSLIEDNSVRSPSTTTVNLQLGKNFGEDLSIVFEVFNLLNAHVSDIDYYYASRLKNEVVGPNEGGYNDIHTHPAQPRSVRLSMRASF, from the coding sequence ATGAGGCAAAACATCCTTCGGATTGCCGGTATAGGCATATCCTTATCGTACTTTCTATGTGCGATCTTCTCTCCTATCCTATCTCAGGACCAGGAAACAAAACCGACTAACGGAAAAGAAAGAACGGAAGCCGAAAAATTAGAGCTTAAAAAAAAGATCTCCGAATACAAACCTGATGCAATCGTAATCAGAGATAGAAGATCCAATTTGATCGGGATAGCATCCTCTGCAAGTGAAGGTGTTGTTGGCCCCGACCAGATCAAAACAAGACCAATTATGAGACAGGGAGAAGTTGCCGAGTTAATCCCAGGTGTGATAGTAACTCAACATAGTGGTGGAGGTAAAGCGAACCAATTCTTTCTAAGAGGTTTCAATTTGGACCATGGGACCGACCTGGCTTCCAATGTGGATGGGATGCCTGTAAATAATGTTAGTCATGCTCATGGGCAAGGTTATACGGATCTGAATTTTCTTATCCCGGAACTTGTGGAGCAAATGCAATATAAGAAAGGTGTCTATTATGCAGACCAAGGAGATTTTGCTTCCGCAGGTGCATTCAATATTTCTTATTATAAAAGTTTGGCGAAAGGGATCGCGAATATAGAAGGTGGAACCTTAGGTTATGCGAGGACTCTGATCGCAAAATCCCATAAAATAGGTCCGGGAGATCTTTTGTATGCGTTCGAGGCTTCTCATAATGACGGACCTTGGGTAATTTCGGATAACTTCAGAAGAGTGAATGGTGTTACAAGTTATTCCGTAGGAGACAAACAGAAAGGATTCAGCATCAGTCTCATGGGATATAAAGGTAGTTGGCATTCTACTGGTCAGGCTCCCAAAAGGGCTCTTAGAATGGGTGATTCCTGGTTGGATCCGGATTCAGGCTTAAGCCGATTCGAAAGTGTGGATCACAACGATGGTGGATGGTCTAATAGAGCCAGCATCAATTTCGAAGCACATCGTTTAGAAAAAGGATATGAGGCAAAAACTCAATTTTACGGAATATATTACGATTTACGATTATTCTCCAACTTCACTTATTATTTGGACGATCCAGTAAGAGGTGACCAACACGAACAGGCGGATCGTAGAACGATTGCCGGGAGTAAATCCAGTTATAAGGATATCAGTGAATTTTGGGGAATCCGTATGGAAAATACGATCGGGCTACAAATCAGAAGGGATTATATCCAAAACGGTCTTTTTCATACTGAAAAAAGAGCAAGGTTAGAAACGGTCAGAGAAGACGGAATTATACAATTAAGTTCCGGGATTTATTATGAAAACAAGATACAATGGTCCAAAAAATTCAGAACTGTTTTCGGCCTAAGAGGCGATTATTATAAGTTTAGCGTAGATGATTGGGGAACGAAAGAAAGATCAGACAGAAATGCGAGACTTTATAGCCCGAAAGGAAGTATCATCATCGGGCCTTGGGTTAAAACGGAATTTTATATAAGCGGGGGATACGGATTCCATAGTAACGACGCAAGAGGTGTGGTTCAAAAAACAGATCCAGCAGATCCGTTAGTCCAAACAAGAGGAGGAGAAGTCGGACTTAGAACCGAACCCGTCCATGGTTGGCAATCCACGTTCTCAGTTTGGCAATTGGATATGAATTCTGAACTTCTATTTACAGGAGATAATGGAACAACGGAAGCGAGTAGACCAAGCACCAGAAAAGGATTCGAATGGGCCAATTATTATTCTTATAATTCTTGGCTGATGATAGACGCAGACTTTGCCACTTCCAGATCCAGGTTCAGAGACGATGATCCGTCAGGAAATTATATCCCGGGGTCCATTCGTAACACATTAGCATCAGGAATCACATTAAAAAACACTGATGGTATTTTCGGGTCCCTTAGAGTCAGGTATTTCGGAAATCGTTCTTTAATAGAAGATAATTCCGTTCGCTCCCCTTCGACAACTACAGTGAATCTTCAGTTAGGAAAGAATTTTGGGGAAGACCTGAGTATCGTTTTCGAAGTATTCAATTTATTGAATGCTCATGTAAGTGATATAGATTATTATTATGCTTCCAGATTAAAGAACGAAGTAGTCGGTCCTAATGAAGGAGGATATAATGATATTCATACCCACCCTGCTCAACCTAGGTCGGTACGACTTTCTATGAGAGCTTCCTTTTAG
- a CDS encoding response regulator, with protein MRDTRILIVEDEGLVAQDIRHRLIRMGYPEPSIANTGETAVKQAIALQPDLILIDIVLANGYLDGIDAAKRIRKFLDVPIVYITASSDSQTLTRAKLTEPNAYILKPFQTRELQIVIELILYKHEVEKELMEKARLVSTELRNMQEGVIAFDSKGQISFMNLSAEKLTGWLESDAIGKPIGDVLSMKNIPDMESFELDSHFAEKIPLETVPSHGLLLSKNGLSTEVFTFTKSVPKNKEVDVDRILVIRDYVKK; from the coding sequence ATGAGGGATACCAGAATTTTAATCGTAGAGGACGAAGGGCTTGTGGCCCAGGATATCCGTCATAGACTGATAAGGATGGGATATCCGGAGCCTAGCATCGCAAATACGGGAGAAACTGCGGTCAAACAGGCAATTGCTCTTCAGCCCGATCTAATCCTAATAGATATAGTTCTTGCAAATGGGTATTTGGACGGGATAGACGCTGCCAAAAGGATCCGAAAGTTTTTAGATGTTCCAATCGTTTATATTACCGCTTCTTCCGATTCGCAGACTTTAACAAGAGCTAAATTAACGGAACCGAATGCATATATTCTGAAACCGTTTCAAACGAGGGAATTGCAGATAGTCATCGAGCTTATTCTTTACAAACACGAAGTGGAGAAGGAGTTAATGGAGAAGGCGAGACTTGTCTCTACTGAGCTTCGGAATATGCAGGAAGGAGTGATTGCCTTTGATTCTAAGGGGCAGATTTCTTTTATGAATTTATCTGCGGAGAAACTTACTGGTTGGTTGGAATCGGACGCAATAGGAAAACCTATCGGAGATGTTTTGAGTATGAAAAACATTCCAGATATGGAAAGTTTCGAGTTGGATAGTCATTTTGCGGAAAAAATCCCGTTAGAGACGGTTCCTTCTCATGGACTTTTACTTTCTAAGAACGGACTCAGTACTGAAGTGTTTACGTTTACTAAGTCCGTTCCTAAAAATAAGGAAGTGGACGTAGATCGTATTTTGGTAATACGGGACTACGTCAAAAAATAG